From the Hordeum vulgare subsp. vulgare chromosome 1H, MorexV3_pseudomolecules_assembly, whole genome shotgun sequence genome, the window GCCAATTATCCAATATAAAAGCCTAATAAGTTGTCAAACTTTTTTGTATGATTAAACTTAGAAATTATTATTAAACTTAGAAATGGAAATGGAAGATATCCGGGTTTATAATAGTATTTATTCATTAACATGTCTATCATTAACTTGTTATATGTTTCAAGTTGATTATTTTGTGTCACATAGCTATTGACTCATTTCATTTAACTAATATGTCGCTAACTCGCTATTATTCGTATTTGTTCCGAATTGTGTAAACATCCGATATGTATCCGTACTCGAGTAAAATCTGATCCGCATTCGTATCTGATAACATTTCTATTCGCATTCGTatttgttttgaaaatatgaaaCCCGAAGTGTTAAGAGCACTATCCGATCCGTTTCCACCGCTTTCTACCCTACCCAATATTTGATTCAGAGGAACTTTTATATCTTCAGGTGCCTTTGTCGAAGTTACACGCAGAAATGCCCCCATGTCATTACAGTGACCATCCTGAGGGAATGCCCCCACTTTACTACAGTGACCATCCTGAAGTCCCTCTGGAAGCAGTTAGTCCACTCTGCCATTCTGAGGATCATCAGCATGAACCCCAATGGACTGAAACTTACTATACGAGATGCAGGAATCCTGTGGAAGCTCCTACCTCTTTTGGAAGATATCGATCAGTGACACCTCCACGTCATGGTATAAGTGTGTATAGACAAGAAACATCTTCACcacccatggaaacatacctatcAGCTCCTATTGAATTAGGTTCACACCACAACCTGACAGCATATGAAATACGAGCAACTTCACCAATCGGTGCATCAGCTACTGTTGAAAGAATACGCTCCCTTATATCTGTGCATGGTCACCAAGCACACCCACTGAGGAAGACATGTCAATCAGCTACAATTGGAAAACGTCCACACCTGGGAATATCATTATATGGAAGTGAATCTCATACCAGCAGGGTATCTCCATCCGCAGCTGCTGATCTACCAACAACTCGTGGTATGTCTGAATATGAACTGCAAGcatctcaatcattgagcatgtatcCACCAGCCACTGTGGAAAACCTTCTGCATTATCGTGTGTCTGCGTGTGGCCCAGAAGCACCTTCACATGTGCTTGTGCGTCCATTAACTAGTAAATCACCAGCAATCACTGCACAGGTTTGTATAATTTTTGTTGTAGAGTTTCTGAGATTTCCTAcatgttttgtttttcttcacAACAATAATTAGTATATATTTGTGATGGTGGATTATTTGACATTTGACAGGTTACTGAAAAGATGCAAGTTCCAATTATCTATGCTGAAGCTGTGATCGGCCCGACTGGTGCAAGAATTGATTACATTCGCCGCGCTAGCAGATCGAGCATCTTGATAAACGATTTGGAGGAGGATGTAATGTCTATTGAAATCAATGGAAGTTCTGCAACAGATGTTCAGACTGCAGAGCAGCTGATAAAGGTAACAGTGTCTTCTCTAAGAAATTGTACTTCTTTTGTGTAACAGTTTTATCTTTTAGGTAGGACTTCACCTTGTTATGGTAGGGAAATTCTTGTGGTTGACTCTGTGGTTTTGTATGTAAAGCATAAGGTGCTGCTTCCAATCCTTTCTTTGGTGAAGAACTGAAGATTACTTCTCTTAATTAGATGCCTGTGTTTGGTGTCTACTGTCTAGAGCTCAGTCAGTCCTCTTGATCATCTGGGAATAGAAGCCATGCTAGTTTTCTTCAAATCCTTACTGACCCGGTCTGAATGCATGGCTAAACAGGCCCGGTGAATACTTCTGGTAGACTATTTCTTCAACTAAATGGTTTCTTTTGGGTAAATTGGTTCAGATGCAGTGTCGGTTTTAGATAACATCAACAAACTTCTCCGCCTCTTTTGCTATCTCTACAATATATTCCTTAATAGTTAGTTTCAGCTATACTTTTCCACTACTCATGTACATAAAAATACACTAGTTAAAGTACTCCATTCTATAGTTAATGTTTGAAATTAAAACTTTGGCATTAGAAACAGATCATCATTTTTCAATTGTGACCATTATAATAAAATGGTGCTGGCTCCCATTTACACCCTCTATTCCTAAATATAAAGCCAAAACGACCTATATTTAGGAACATAGGTAGTACTTGTTTTTCTATCACATCTTGCCTTTTGCGCTCTAGTGTCCTCGGTGGCAAATCTACCAGGGGGCTTCGACAGGCTCGAGGCCCCCCTccaaaaattgaaaaataaaaattactaGTATCCCTGTCAAAATTTTGACCTTATTTGCACTAAAGAATTGGTATTTTTTGACTTTTTCTACACACCGTTAGTTTTGACCCCTTCATTTTCTTTCAAGATTCGCCACgagtgtcctactgctgttatgtTGGGACTCGAAAATGTGTTGCTTTTGCATCAAATTTTACCTTACAAACATCGTTGTTGCCCTTGTGCTCCCTTGACGTCTGTGTTCCTTTCCAGAACTTCATGGCTGAAGCTGCCGCTGCTTCCCCTGGTCATAAGTTTGACTCCATTCCACCATATTTGCCTGCACCAAGATCTCCTCAACCTGATATTCTAAGGACTTCATACATTGAGAAAGAAAGTGGCGTGGCAGAGCAGCAGCTCCAAACGATTTACTGAAAATTCCCCAGTTTCAGTTCTGCACATACTCCCGATACAGGAAATTCCGTGAGAGTATATTCACCAAAAGTTTTGGTACTCGTCCTgagatgatcctatttttccttccGAGATTCGTTATGAGAATTGTATCTAAACTGTGTGTTATCCGTGAGTGACAGAGGCTATGCTATAGGACTAGACTAGACAGCTTGGTTAATTTGGATGGATACATGATGTAAAAGAGAGGCGTGAAGATGTCTGAGCTTTTGAGGCAGAATAGTCGCAGACCAGTTTCTGTTTAGAAACGCAGGACAAACAAACTATGTGGCAGTATTATATAATTCAAATCAAATTCACTTGCAAATTAAGAGCAACTCTATCGGAGTCGCCAAAAGGAGCTGATTGGCAAAATAATCGCTTTAATGTCAAAAATACTGGATATAACCTATTGTTCTAGTGAAAACAACTTTCGGTATCCTTAGTAGCGCCATCGTAATCAAGCGAGTGAGGCGTACGTCATCTCTATAGCCAAGCTGGACGTACAACCGACATCATCCATGGTACGTGACATTTTGATCAAAAGAGGACAGAtttgagattttttctagaagagGTCAATTATAGATTATGTTTTAGTTACACGTAACCAAAAAAAGGTCAGTTTAAGATTTTTCTAAAATGAGGTCAATTCTAGATTATGTTTTAGTTATAGGTCAGAACAGTAAAATTGTCCTGGGAAGAGGCTAGTTCTATGGTAGGAAGGTAAGAGAGGCAGCCTAGTTCTATGGTTGGAAGGTTTCACGAGGGGGTTGCACAGTCGTTGGCTTTGAGTCGTGCGCAACTCCATGGAATTGTGGCGGCCTAGTTCTATGGTAGGAAGGTCAAGGGAGGCAGTCTAGTTCTATGGTTGGAAGGTTTCGGGAGGGGTTGCACACGAGTGCACAACTTCATGGAATCGTCTCTCGAACTCCTGGCCGAGATCGATCAAGTGGTGCGTGACTCCTCAGCCTCGAGTCTAGTAGCGGCTTGGGGGCTAGGCCCAAGAGCTCTAGGGCCCTCCCGTTGAGTTTATTCAAATGAATGTGTTATGAGACTACATGCCCATGGgggatgtcgtgggtataagtctcacagtagatgtgtagggtacgaaaaggatggatagaaccttagctacggcaaggttatatgagttcagacccctctgcggtggaggtaacagccctacgtctcagtgctccgggagcttgttgtcgagtggaatatggaatacaacgagttgctaacccctgcaccagtggggcagggtggcttatatagagtgcgctgccctccacaacggttcggtgcacagggatggagtagtggcgaataaatgcctacgttacaggtaacgtacgtcttaaatgctaataaaggcgtgtggaaacgtatgaccgtttccccccaggggggttacgatgcacagagtggaatccagtcggttagtttgatatactccgaatgctcgtcttcgactggatggtcgaatatctgttaccgactggatgatgggaacttcttagttcagtcgaaactgactaagtgccttgtcccttatgaaggatagtccttgggtaggacctacagggcaggcctatgaccctatcctaggactataaccccatcattagtccccgaatggattggggttggaacgacgaagcgatgcttgaagtttgaatccgactggtacggatgtgactttgacgttgcttgccttgatccattttatcttttctgaccaacgatccgagtggaagtatttgtgaaacaaactgtcggaaaccgagtgcttccgtggtatcttctgacgtgaccagtcaactgacagcggcggattttccgggatcctcaaatttcggtcaccgcgcgctcagcggggatgacgccatcgcgctcgagtagcgcctgacgcctcgattctcgcgccttcatcctctccactgatatcgccgcggttggtcgggggataaggtttcggggccacctgccagcgacccagtcggaaccttacttaaatcccagcggtgagggtttttcgttacgctcgccgaatcttttgcCTTCGCttgctccgtccttctcgccacctccggCGCACCTaaactccttcctcctccttcccctccgcggatccgcagcttccgccatgaccaagggtcagaccagcaagatggaggcgaggaagaagaaggggaaggcggcggctcctgctcagcggcggcagcgaccgctgccggcggggtggatccaaggcgacttcctcccctccacggtgatggagggggatctgctgcagctggtggagcacgggatgatcgtgcacaagtcgtggaggctgccgacgtagaatgaggtcgagccggcgccccgggagggggagcgcgtcctgctgctcagccatgtctatcgaggtttctctctgcccccgcatcctttcttcgaaggcatcatgaaccacttcggggtgcagcttcaccactttcctctgAATGCtatagcccatctctctgctttcatagttctgtgcgagtgcttcatcggctgtcctccccattgggggctgttcaagcataTATTCTctactagatcccaaactatcaaacgactcagccagtcggatgataaaacacatcttctccagctctgcggaggcttaggtttccagaaaaagagtcggagtagttatcctgcc encodes:
- the LOC123429333 gene encoding flowering locus K homology domain-like, with protein sequence MAEMQRNSTERWVTQMVRKSQKEALGTVRGQDITDDVGPGDHTTCSADENRYPDWPGTTVFRMLISATKLGSIIGYKGERVRRLCEETKACIRIIGGHLAGAERAVIIFATEQPDELIPPAMDALLRVYQHIIYDDGLDMGSDSTVVARILIPSEQAMSLIGEQGVMIYSIEEASKTNIYVLDCDLPPVALEEDRIVEIWGQAARVRKALELVASHLRKYLVDRSVIPLFDPHVPLSKLHAEMPPCHYSDHPEGMPPLYYSDHPEVPLEAVSPLCHSEDHQHEPQWTETYYTRCRNPVEAPTSFGRYRSVTPPRHGISVYRQETSSPPMETYLSAPIELGSHHNLTAYEIRATSPIGASATVERIRSLISVHGHQAHPLRKTCQSATIGKRPHLGISLYGSESHTSRVSPSAAADLPTTRGMSEYELQASQSLSMYPPATVENLLHYRVSACGPEAPSHVLVRPLTSKSPAITAQVTEKMQVPIIYAEAVIGPTGARIDYIRRASRSSILINDLEEDVMSIEINGSSATDVQTAEQLIKNFMAEAAAASPGHKFDSIPPYLPAPRSPQPDILRTSYIEKESGVAEQQLQTIY